One region of Exiguobacterium acetylicum genomic DNA includes:
- a CDS encoding DUF3919 family protein produces MKASTIAYLFLMGILFALGLLLLQQTVFGSLHVLDGPKRLNASDDSLPTELTLRHRAWGEQTVEDGTEVQRITTLLKQMKTVTNGTCPADTATFTGTLRFLNGTTWTFSLGESMTLNGKCVAQRPSTQTTTLKARFLNAYHEPEQLARQFAEAEVVTVYAAGRSRSLTAREREDVKRRLAQAEPMTDYEEVGQALDASQGQPRILKLQRFKNEQNTRANLMNITVYETLFSVQYMDDDNGNTFYLKGQLLPTGKEADR; encoded by the coding sequence ATGAAAGCATCGACCATCGCTTATCTCTTCCTAATGGGCATCTTGTTTGCCCTCGGTCTTCTTTTGCTTCAGCAGACGGTCTTCGGAAGCTTACACGTCCTCGATGGACCGAAACGACTGAATGCTTCCGATGACTCGCTCCCGACCGAGTTGACGTTACGTCACCGGGCATGGGGGGAGCAGACGGTAGAAGACGGAACGGAAGTCCAGCGCATCACGACACTATTGAAGCAAATGAAGACGGTGACAAACGGGACTTGTCCGGCGGATACGGCGACGTTTACCGGAACGCTCCGTTTCTTGAACGGAACGACATGGACGTTCTCGCTCGGAGAAAGTATGACGCTAAATGGAAAATGTGTCGCGCAACGTCCTAGCACTCAGACGACGACATTAAAAGCACGCTTCTTGAACGCCTATCACGAACCAGAACAGCTCGCGCGTCAGTTCGCTGAGGCGGAAGTCGTGACCGTGTATGCAGCAGGACGATCTCGTTCTTTGACTGCGCGTGAGCGAGAAGACGTCAAGCGTCGCCTGGCGCAGGCAGAGCCGATGACGGACTATGAAGAAGTCGGTCAAGCACTCGATGCCAGTCAGGGACAGCCGCGCATTCTCAAGCTCCAGCGGTTCAAGAATGAGCAGAATACGCGTGCCAACTTAATGAATATTACTGTGTATGAGACATTGTTCAGCGTCCAGTACATGGATGATGACAATGGAAACACCTTCTATTTAAAAGGACAACTCCTGCCGACCGGGAAGGAGGCAGATCGATGA